A single window of Solenopsis invicta isolate M01_SB chromosome 3, UNIL_Sinv_3.0, whole genome shotgun sequence DNA harbors:
- the LOC105199440 gene encoding regulator of G-protein signaling 7 isoform X2 translates to MVTMNSEKSACRRKPLEKSSSSSSSKKVPEHVDDVDKKNEDGNDSPDLSPNTPTYNVTASCAEDTPNYLVYKKMESIVEKMLDEFTGVPVKTVKTLMTKTPSVFTGTDLIAWMMKSMEIDDQEALHVAHLMASHGYFFPIDDHCLTVKNDNTFYRFQTPYFWPSNCWEPENTDYAVYLCKRTMQNKTRLELADYEAENLARLQKMFSRKWEFIFMQAEAQSKVDKKRDKLERKVLDSQERAFWDVHRPMPGCVNTTELDIKKACRSYKSVTQPSKHLQLGVAGGRISPSAESSATTSIEFLQKEIETLKDRLDKPVIKVSKVAEALIGYFEQYTEYDPFFIQPELTNPWISDSPEMWEQEKLAKEIPTRRVKRWAFSLQELLQDPVGREQFIRFLDKEFSGENLKFWETVQELKTLPQKDVQTKVEEIWREFLDTDASCPINVDSRSYGVTKKSLEKPDRWCFDVAAAHVYHLMKSDSYSRYLRSEMYKDFLNGSKKKTSVKGIRSIVSFTGRRDTTTS, encoded by the exons ATGGTAACTATGAACTCCGAAAAGTCGGCTTGCCGCCGAAAACCACTAGAGAAAAGTAGCAGCAGTAGTAGCAGCAAGAAGGTACCCGAGCATGTCGATGATGTAGATAAAAAGAATGAGGACGGTAATGATTCTCCGGATTTGTCTCCCAATACTCCTACGTACAACGTCACTGCCTCTTGCGCCGAAGATACCCCCAATTACCTCGTCTACAAAAAG ATGGAGTCGATCGTGGAAAAGATGTTGGACGAATTTACCGGTGTGCCCGTAAAAACGGTCAAAACTTTAATGACGAAGACACCGTCTGTTTTTACAG GTACAGATCTTATAGCGTGGATGATGAAGAGCATGGAAATAGATGATCAAg AGGCTCTTCACGTGGCTCATCTCATGGCATCCCATGGATATTTTTTTCCTATCGACGACCACTGCCTTACCGTAAAGAATGACAACACATTCTACAGGTTTCAAACACCGTATTTTTGGCCATCGAATTGTTGGGAACCTGAAAACACCGATTATG CTGTCTATTTATGCAAAAGGACGATGCAGAATAAAACGCGATTGGAATTGGCGGATTATGAGGCGGAAAATCTGGCTAGATTACAAAAGATGTTTTCGCGAAAGtgggaatttatttttatgcaggcaGAAGCGCAAAGTAAAGTCGACAAGAAAAGAGATAAATTAGAAAGAAAAGTCCTGGATAGTCAGGAAAGAGCCTTCTGGGATGTACATCGGCCAATG CCCGGATGCGTAAATACTACGGAGCTGGACATTAAGAAGGCTTGTCGTAGTTACAAATCTGTCACACAACCAAGTAAGCATTTGCAACTGGGCGTCGCAGGTGGCAGAATATCGCCGTCTGCAGAATCGAGTGCGACCACATCGATAGAATTTTTGCAGAAGGAGATCGAGACTCTGAAAGACAGACTGGACAAGCCCGTCATCAAGGTCTCGAAAGTAGCCGAAGC TTTGATCGGATACTTTGAACAATACACGGAGTACGATCCCTTTTTCATCCAACCCGAGCTCACAAATCCATGGATATCCGATAGCCCGGAAATGTGGGAGCAGGAGAAATTAGC GAAAGAAATTCCTACAAGAAGAGTAAAGAGGTGGGCGTTCAGTCTTCAGGAACTCCTACAAGATCCCGTTGGTAGAGAACAATTTATACGCTTTTTAGACAAAGAATTTAGCGGTGAAAATCTCAA ATTTTGGGAAACCGTTCAGGAATTGAAAACTTTACCGCAGAAAGACGTCCAGACGAAAGTCGAAGAGATATGGCGTGAATTTTTGGACACGGATGCCAGTTGTCCCATCAATGTCGATTCTCGATCTTACGGAGTTACCAAGAAAAGTCTCGAGAAGCCAGACCGATGGTGTTTCGACGTTGCTGCG gCGCATGTATATCATCTAATGAAAAGTGATAGTTACTCGAGATATTTACGCTCGGAGATGTATAAGGATTTTCTTAATGGATCCAAAAAAAAG ACTTCTGTGAAAGGTATTCGCTCTATCGTTTCCTTTACAGGACGAAGAGATACAACAACTTCGTAA
- the LOC105199440 gene encoding regulator of G-protein signaling 7 isoform X1, which yields MVTMNSEKSACRRKPLEKSSSSSSSKKVPEHVDDVDKKNEDGNDSPDLSPNTPTYNVTASCAEDTPNYLVYKKMESIVEKMLDEFTGVPVKTVKTLMTKTPSVFTGTDLIAWMMKSMEIDDQAYNMCVNQEALHVAHLMASHGYFFPIDDHCLTVKNDNTFYRFQTPYFWPSNCWEPENTDYAVYLCKRTMQNKTRLELADYEAENLARLQKMFSRKWEFIFMQAEAQSKVDKKRDKLERKVLDSQERAFWDVHRPMPGCVNTTELDIKKACRSYKSVTQPSKHLQLGVAGGRISPSAESSATTSIEFLQKEIETLKDRLDKPVIKVSKVAEALIGYFEQYTEYDPFFIQPELTNPWISDSPEMWEQEKLAKEIPTRRVKRWAFSLQELLQDPVGREQFIRFLDKEFSGENLKFWETVQELKTLPQKDVQTKVEEIWREFLDTDASCPINVDSRSYGVTKKSLEKPDRWCFDVAAAHVYHLMKSDSYSRYLRSEMYKDFLNGSKKKTSVKGIRSIVSFTGRRDTTTS from the exons ATGGTAACTATGAACTCCGAAAAGTCGGCTTGCCGCCGAAAACCACTAGAGAAAAGTAGCAGCAGTAGTAGCAGCAAGAAGGTACCCGAGCATGTCGATGATGTAGATAAAAAGAATGAGGACGGTAATGATTCTCCGGATTTGTCTCCCAATACTCCTACGTACAACGTCACTGCCTCTTGCGCCGAAGATACCCCCAATTACCTCGTCTACAAAAAG ATGGAGTCGATCGTGGAAAAGATGTTGGACGAATTTACCGGTGTGCCCGTAAAAACGGTCAAAACTTTAATGACGAAGACACCGTCTGTTTTTACAG GTACAGATCTTATAGCGTGGATGATGAAGAGCATGGAAATAGATGATCAAg CGTATAATATGTGTGTTAATCAAGAGGCTCTTCACGTGGCTCATCTCATGGCATCCCATGGATATTTTTTTCCTATCGACGACCACTGCCTTACCGTAAAGAATGACAACACATTCTACAGGTTTCAAACACCGTATTTTTGGCCATCGAATTGTTGGGAACCTGAAAACACCGATTATG CTGTCTATTTATGCAAAAGGACGATGCAGAATAAAACGCGATTGGAATTGGCGGATTATGAGGCGGAAAATCTGGCTAGATTACAAAAGATGTTTTCGCGAAAGtgggaatttatttttatgcaggcaGAAGCGCAAAGTAAAGTCGACAAGAAAAGAGATAAATTAGAAAGAAAAGTCCTGGATAGTCAGGAAAGAGCCTTCTGGGATGTACATCGGCCAATG CCCGGATGCGTAAATACTACGGAGCTGGACATTAAGAAGGCTTGTCGTAGTTACAAATCTGTCACACAACCAAGTAAGCATTTGCAACTGGGCGTCGCAGGTGGCAGAATATCGCCGTCTGCAGAATCGAGTGCGACCACATCGATAGAATTTTTGCAGAAGGAGATCGAGACTCTGAAAGACAGACTGGACAAGCCCGTCATCAAGGTCTCGAAAGTAGCCGAAGC TTTGATCGGATACTTTGAACAATACACGGAGTACGATCCCTTTTTCATCCAACCCGAGCTCACAAATCCATGGATATCCGATAGCCCGGAAATGTGGGAGCAGGAGAAATTAGC GAAAGAAATTCCTACAAGAAGAGTAAAGAGGTGGGCGTTCAGTCTTCAGGAACTCCTACAAGATCCCGTTGGTAGAGAACAATTTATACGCTTTTTAGACAAAGAATTTAGCGGTGAAAATCTCAA ATTTTGGGAAACCGTTCAGGAATTGAAAACTTTACCGCAGAAAGACGTCCAGACGAAAGTCGAAGAGATATGGCGTGAATTTTTGGACACGGATGCCAGTTGTCCCATCAATGTCGATTCTCGATCTTACGGAGTTACCAAGAAAAGTCTCGAGAAGCCAGACCGATGGTGTTTCGACGTTGCTGCG gCGCATGTATATCATCTAATGAAAAGTGATAGTTACTCGAGATATTTACGCTCGGAGATGTATAAGGATTTTCTTAATGGATCCAAAAAAAAG ACTTCTGTGAAAGGTATTCGCTCTATCGTTTCCTTTACAGGACGAAGAGATACAACAACTTCGTAA